The following proteins come from a genomic window of Sebaldella sp. S0638:
- the guaB gene encoding IMP dehydrogenase, translated as MATIIGEGLTFDDVLLVPQASSVLPHEVSLKTRLTKNIELNVPILSAAMDTVTESELAIAIAREGGMGFVHKNMTIERQAEEVEKVKRYESGMIANPITLTKNATLREANELLKHYKISGLPVIEKDGSLIGIITNRDLKYRDDLTIKVKDIMTKENLVTAPVGTTLEEAKQILLEHRIEKLPIVKNNKLKGLITIKDIDNIINYPNAAKDEHGRLRVGAAVGIGKDTIDRISALVKAGVDVVTVDSAHGHSKGVVEAIKKIRKKFPKLDLIGGNIVTKDAAADLIKAGVDAVKVGIGPGSICTTRVVSGVGVPQVSAVMEVYDYCRKQGISVIADGGITLSGDIVKAIASGADCVMLGSLLAGTEEAPGEEVLFNGRKFKTYVGMGSLVAMKRGSKDRYFQLESATEKLVPEGIESMVPFKGRLKDTIFQLCGGLRSGMGYCGTPDIESLKSKSKFIKITNAGLKESHPHDVIVTKEAPNYQASK; from the coding sequence GGTTAACATTTGATGATGTATTACTGGTTCCGCAGGCTTCTTCTGTCCTTCCTCACGAGGTTTCACTCAAAACCAGACTTACTAAAAACATAGAGCTTAATGTTCCTATACTCAGTGCCGCAATGGATACGGTTACTGAATCAGAACTGGCAATTGCTATTGCCCGTGAAGGCGGAATGGGTTTTGTTCATAAAAATATGACTATAGAGAGACAGGCTGAAGAAGTAGAAAAAGTAAAGAGATATGAAAGCGGAATGATTGCCAATCCTATTACACTGACAAAAAATGCTACTCTTCGTGAGGCAAACGAGCTTTTGAAACATTACAAAATTTCCGGTCTTCCTGTTATTGAAAAAGACGGTTCGCTTATTGGAATTATTACTAACCGTGATTTGAAATACAGAGATGACCTTACTATAAAAGTAAAAGATATTATGACAAAGGAAAATCTTGTTACTGCACCTGTAGGGACTACTCTTGAGGAAGCAAAGCAGATTCTTCTTGAACACAGAATAGAAAAGCTCCCTATTGTTAAGAATAATAAGCTGAAAGGCCTTATTACCATAAAAGATATTGATAATATAATAAATTATCCCAATGCAGCAAAAGATGAACACGGAAGATTAAGAGTCGGTGCCGCTGTAGGAATAGGAAAAGATACAATTGACAGAATATCTGCCCTTGTAAAAGCAGGCGTGGACGTAGTTACTGTTGACTCTGCACACGGACATTCAAAAGGCGTGGTGGAAGCTATTAAAAAGATCAGAAAAAAATTCCCGAAACTTGATCTTATCGGCGGAAATATTGTTACTAAAGATGCTGCCGCTGATCTTATCAAAGCTGGCGTGGATGCTGTAAAAGTAGGAATAGGCCCTGGTTCTATCTGTACTACAAGAGTGGTTTCAGGTGTGGGTGTTCCTCAGGTTTCTGCTGTTATGGAAGTTTACGATTATTGCAGAAAACAGGGAATTTCTGTAATTGCAGACGGAGGAATAACACTTTCAGGCGATATAGTAAAAGCAATTGCTTCAGGTGCTGACTGTGTTATGTTAGGCAGCCTTCTTGCAGGAACAGAAGAAGCTCCCGGAGAGGAAGTTCTTTTTAACGGTAGAAAATTCAAGACTTATGTAGGTATGGGATCTTTGGTTGCAATGAAAAGAGGAAGTAAAGACCGTTATTTTCAGTTGGAATCTGCTACTGAAAAACTTGTTCCTGAAGGAATTGAGTCTATGGTTCCGTTCAAAGGGAGACTAAAAGATACTATTTTCCAGCTTTGCGGAGGACTGCGTTCTGGTATGGGATACTGCGGTACACCGGATATCGAATCGCTGAAGAGTAAATCAAAATTTATAAAAATAACTAATGCAGGATTAAAAGAAAGTCATCCTCATGATGTAATAGTCACTAAAGAAGCCCCGAATTATCAGGCTTCAAAGTAA
- the ade gene encoding adenine deaminase, protein MTKNISELINAATEKTLPDLVFKNAKIIDVFSLEIMEGDIAVLDDMIVGIGEYHNAKKIIDLNGKFVSPGLIEAHVHIESSLIIPENFSTVLLKHGVTTAVIDPHEIANVMGTEGIQYMIDSTENTELDIFIMLPSCVPSTQYESSGAVLKAADLTGFYSHPRVLGLGELMNYPGLLGLDTDLLQKIYDAKSLNLAVDGHAPSISAQGLNAYISAGITTDHECETYEEMKLRLQRGMYVFIREGTAARNLEALIKYVNYKNNDLICFCTDDKEIIDIEKEGSIDYCVRKAVNYGLDPLLAIKMGSYNAAKAHRLHDRGAIAPGRKADLVILDDLENFTVSSVYKDGKLIDENPKTDFLKIKNHKICVSDDINWEIKLKSDEIRAIGLVPNNLFTNEHIMKVDIDKSGNFIPDSEKDAVKLFVIERHNPDNNNVGRGILHGLKIKKGVIATTIGHDSHNLIMTGYNNEDFSLALKTLKEFDGGITVVSDGRVLAVLPLETAGLMTSKPVNEVLKNLEELNKALIEIGFSGNFSPFLSLSFLSLPVIPKLKITDMGLFDVEKFGFVDIEV, encoded by the coding sequence ATGACTAAAAATATTTCGGAATTAATAAACGCAGCAACTGAAAAGACACTTCCTGATTTAGTGTTTAAAAATGCAAAAATCATAGATGTCTTTTCACTTGAAATAATGGAAGGCGATATAGCTGTTCTTGATGATATGATCGTTGGTATAGGAGAATACCATAATGCTAAAAAAATTATCGACCTTAACGGGAAATTTGTTTCCCCAGGATTAATCGAAGCACATGTACATATAGAATCTTCACTTATTATCCCGGAAAATTTTTCCACTGTACTTTTGAAACACGGAGTTACCACTGCTGTTATCGATCCGCATGAGATCGCTAATGTTATGGGAACCGAAGGAATTCAGTATATGATAGATTCTACTGAGAATACTGAACTTGATATTTTTATCATGCTTCCGTCATGTGTTCCCTCTACTCAGTATGAAAGTTCAGGCGCTGTATTGAAAGCAGCTGATCTGACAGGTTTTTATTCTCATCCCCGTGTTTTGGGACTTGGGGAATTAATGAACTATCCCGGACTTTTGGGATTAGACACTGATCTTTTACAGAAAATATATGATGCAAAGTCTCTGAATCTTGCTGTGGACGGTCATGCTCCCTCTATCAGCGCTCAAGGGCTGAATGCCTACATCTCGGCAGGGATAACAACTGACCATGAGTGTGAAACTTACGAAGAAATGAAATTAAGACTGCAAAGAGGAATGTATGTTTTTATAAGAGAAGGCACAGCTGCGAGAAATCTTGAAGCTTTGATAAAATATGTCAATTATAAAAATAATGATTTGATATGTTTCTGTACTGATGATAAGGAAATAATCGATATTGAAAAAGAAGGAAGCATTGATTATTGTGTAAGAAAAGCCGTTAATTACGGACTTGACCCTCTTCTTGCCATAAAGATGGGATCATATAATGCTGCAAAGGCACACAGACTCCATGACAGAGGTGCGATAGCCCCCGGCAGAAAAGCTGACCTTGTTATTCTTGATGATCTTGAGAATTTTACTGTTTCATCAGTTTACAAAGATGGAAAATTAATAGACGAAAATCCAAAGACAGATTTCTTAAAAATAAAGAACCATAAAATCTGTGTTTCAGATGATATTAACTGGGAAATAAAATTGAAGTCTGATGAAATACGTGCTATAGGGCTTGTTCCTAATAATCTTTTTACTAATGAACATATTATGAAAGTAGATATTGATAAAAGCGGCAATTTTATTCCTGATTCTGAAAAAGACGCTGTAAAGCTCTTTGTTATAGAAAGACATAACCCTGATAATAATAATGTCGGACGTGGAATACTCCACGGTCTGAAAATAAAAAAAGGTGTTATTGCCACTACTATAGGACATGATTCACATAATCTCATTATGACAGGATATAATAACGAGGATTTTTCACTTGCATTAAAGACTTTAAAAGAGTTTGACGGCGGTATTACTGTAGTTTCCGACGGCAGGGTTCTCGCTGTACTCCCGCTGGAAACAGCAGGACTTATGACTTCCAAGCCTGTTAATGAAGTCCTTAAAAATCTCGAAGAACTAAACAAGGCTTTGATAGAAATAGGATTCAGTGGTAATTTTAGTCCGTTTTTATCTTTGTCATTTTTATCGCTTCCTGTTATTCCAAAGCTGAAAATAACTGATATGGGACTCTTTGATGTAGAAAAATTCGGCTTTGTGGACATTGAAGTTTAA
- a CDS encoding DKNYY domain-containing protein produces MIKKIILLFLIVTAGIYADEFVRTGGSLEMKKCGRKSHWECTEIKDGSIVKIRDFEGDKERKFVTDGKNIYYQNENNDSGSVKYYSVFETADAKTFSIINDSLVKDKNHVYYITRRENITLKDADPKTFEYIGESYPLVYAKDKKKVYVIEKFGNPVYVIKNADPATFELLKENYSKDKNSAYFQEKPAKGIDAKTFEVLGYFHVKDKNNIYMRAQYDYEPVKGADIKTFEILTPLYTKDKNHVYYDSEIIEGADSLTFILMKRIKENEYDYAEDKNSVYYRGEEILESDPLTFETINSNFAKDKNNVYYKSNSRVVITGINENKTSNEKNNVEMSEITVSDEVMKQVYTGEKTYYEIKELSKPSFGNISEKVKASYCEPEKNNSWKKLENADPVTFEINYEIKQIIPASIYSSSGIPRIAVSYMSKDSRNYYIDSCRINENQWKGLKSKYTSLSKK; encoded by the coding sequence ATGATAAAAAAAATAATTCTGCTTTTTCTAATTGTTACAGCTGGTATATATGCAGATGAATTCGTAAGAACAGGCGGATCTTTGGAGATGAAAAAGTGCGGACGAAAAAGCCATTGGGAGTGTACGGAAATTAAGGACGGCAGTATTGTGAAAATTAGAGATTTTGAGGGGGATAAAGAAAGGAAGTTCGTTACTGACGGGAAAAATATTTATTATCAGAATGAAAATAATGATTCAGGAAGTGTAAAATATTATTCTGTATTTGAGACAGCAGATGCGAAAACTTTCAGTATTATAAATGATTCTCTGGTAAAAGATAAGAATCATGTGTATTATATTACAAGACGGGAAAACATAACTCTGAAAGATGCTGATCCGAAAACTTTTGAATATATAGGCGAGTCTTATCCTTTGGTATATGCAAAGGATAAAAAGAAAGTGTATGTAATTGAAAAATTTGGCAATCCTGTTTATGTGATAAAAAATGCTGATCCAGCTACATTTGAGCTGTTAAAGGAGAATTATTCCAAAGATAAAAACAGTGCGTATTTTCAGGAAAAGCCTGCAAAGGGGATAGATGCAAAAACATTTGAAGTTTTGGGATATTTTCATGTAAAAGATAAGAATAATATATATATGAGGGCACAGTATGATTATGAACCTGTAAAGGGCGCAGATATAAAAACCTTTGAAATATTAACACCGCTCTATACAAAAGACAAAAATCACGTTTACTACGACAGCGAAATTATTGAAGGAGCTGATTCGCTGACTTTTATATTGATGAAAAGAATAAAAGAAAACGAATATGATTATGCAGAGGATAAAAATAGCGTGTATTATAGGGGAGAGGAAATTTTGGAATCAGATCCTTTGACATTTGAGACAATAAATTCTAATTTTGCCAAAGATAAGAATAACGTGTATTATAAAAGCAACAGCAGAGTCGTGATTACAGGAATAAATGAAAATAAAACTTCAAATGAGAAAAATAATGTTGAAATGTCTGAAATTACAGTGTCTGATGAAGTTATGAAACAGGTATACACAGGAGAAAAAACTTATTATGAAATAAAGGAACTAAGTAAGCCGTCATTCGGCAATATATCGGAAAAAGTGAAAGCGTCGTATTGTGAGCCGGAAAAAAATAATTCGTGGAAAAAACTTGAGAATGCTGATCCTGTTACTTTTGAGATAAATTATGAAATAAAGCAGATTATACCTGCAAGTATATATTCTTCATCAGGAATTCCGCGGATTGCAGTGTCATACATGTCCAAAGACAGCAGAAATTACTATATTGATTCATGCCGTATAAATGAAAATCAATGGAAAGGACTGAAAAGCAAGTATACCAGCCTTTCTAAAAAATAA
- a CDS encoding DUF6506 family protein: MKKKYAFLLMGPDFNTEQHQVCFETGNLISCLYTVRNPEEAKLKITELANSGYGAVELCGAFGQKLADELISLTEGKIAIGYVVHNPDQDDLFAKFFS, encoded by the coding sequence ATGAAAAAGAAATATGCCTTTTTATTAATGGGGCCGGATTTTAACACAGAGCAGCATCAAGTCTGTTTTGAAACGGGAAACCTTATTTCCTGCCTGTATACAGTTCGTAATCCTGAGGAAGCCAAGCTGAAAATAACAGAGCTTGCAAACAGCGGCTACGGTGCAGTGGAACTATGCGGTGCTTTCGGGCAGAAACTGGCAGATGAGCTTATTTCCCTTACAGAGGGTAAAATAGCAATAGGTTATGTAGTTCATAACCCTGATCAGGATGATTTATTTGCGAAATTTTTCTCATAA